Below is a window of Deltaproteobacteria bacterium DNA.
GAGTTCAAGTTCTTTTACCGTTTTTTTTAAAATAGGGTTTGATGAAGTAACCGGCTTAACCTTCTTCTTTAAGAAAGAGATTCTCCGGATCCCTTTGTCAGAGGCGGTGATTCCGACATATCCTATAACAGTCATTCTAATAATTGCTGTGTTCATATATAATTTAAAATAATCTGTTCTGAGGTGGTTCTCTATCCCCGCTAACAATGCCGATACTGCCATAAACACCGTCATACCCTGGCGTCAGATTAACATTGCCATTTCTTACATGCATAATACCTGCTGCGATTTCTTCAGGCAGCAGTTTTTTAAGTTCATTCACAGGAAGATCCAGCAGGATGTCCATTTCACTTACTCCTTTATCAATAGCCGTATCGTATATCTTTTCTATCTTTTTAGTATTTACTCCAACAGACAATATAAATGACATGATCTCTTTTAATGGAATAGTGTGCCTAAACGGTATCGCATCCTGCGGAATAAAACCTTCGTTACGAGTTGCGAGCCTTAACACCCTGTTCATCACGCCGATGGTTAAAGGTTTATGACAAACAGGACATATACCATCATACCGTACCGTCTGCTCAGGCGAAAGACTGATATTACAAGCCCTGTGACCGTCAAAGTGATACTTACCCTCTTCAGGATAGAATTCTATCGTAAAAAGAAACCTCTTTTTATCCTTGCTTTTTACGGCATCGGTAACAGCATCATAATCCATTTCACATTCAAATACGTTTGCCTCCCTTCCAAGTTTATCGGGTGAATGAGCATCCGAGTTAGAAACGAGCGTGATCCCGTCAAGGGATTTAACACGCCAGTTCATCGGAGGATCAGACGATAAACCCGTTTCTATTGCATAGATATTTTTTGTCTGTTCGTCGAAACATTCCTCGATGGAATCAAATCCCGAGTTTGAGCCAAATACAGAATACCATGGTGTCCATGCGTGTGCGGGAATGATCATGCATCTGTCGGAAATGTCCATAGTAAGTTTTACAAGATCCTTTGCATTAAAACCAAATATGGGTCTGCCATCATAATCGAGTCTGCCAAAGCTTAAAAGTGCATGATTTATTTTTTCAACGACATTAAAAGACGGGGCAAGAATTATGTTATGAACGCGTCTCGTTTTACCCTTATACGTATAGATATTACTTATCTCTGTAGAAAGAATGAAGTTAATACCATCACTTGCTGCGTTTGGTTCAAGAATACCATTACCGGGTTCCACCAATTTATTTTTAAGTTCTTTCAAGTATGCCGGATGCGTAAAATCACCGGTCCCTACAAGGTTAATGCCTTTTCTTTTTGCCCAGTAAGCGATGTTATTAACATCCATGCTCTTACTCGTCGCCCTGCTGTATTTTGAATGAACATGCAGATCAGCTATGATCTTCATCATTAACCCAAACAATGCATTTGAAAAAAGATGGAATACTGTGAGGTGAGCGTGGGGCATAAATCCAAAGGATGGGCCATCCATCCAACAAGGTCTACAACGAATATTTGCCTATAGAATAAAATAAGCTGTCTGCATATAAACCCCGTCAAAAAAGCAGAAAAAATTAGACATAATTTTATAATGAATTCATAACCTATTAAACAAACTATATAGAGTAGAGTTTCTAACGGGGTAAACATACATAGGACATTATAATGATATATAATAAAAATTCAAGTATATTTTATGAGCTGTCAAATAAAAATTAAAGGTGCACACCCAAAGAAAATAGAATCGTCTCGTTAACTGTACAAACCCTCTTATTTTTCATACGCATTTTTTTGGGTTAATGATTGACTATTTTTATTTCTTCACCGCACCTGTCGCATTTTGTACCTTTAAGCCCTTTTATCTTTAACGAATAACCGATGCGCTCAATAAGAATGTTCCCGCATTTAGGGCAAAAAGTTGTATCCGTCTTTGAATCAACGACATTACCCATATACACATAGTTCAATTTCTTTTTTGCATATTTATAAGCGAATTCAAGTGTTTCATTAGGTGTTGGCGGTGCATCGAGTTTGTAAGAAGGAAAGTATCTTGAAAAATGAAGTATCGTGTCTTTACCGAGTGATGCAACATAATCAACAAGTGCTTTGATTTTTTCTTCGTCGGTATTGTATCCGGTTACAAGCAGGTTTGTTAATTCAACATGAACACCGCTTTTTATCGCATACTCAATTGTGTTCTTTACGGGCTCAAGTTTGCCTTTGCACACCAATTTATAAAAATCATCTTCTATTGCCTTCAAATCTATATTCATAGCGTCAATATACGGTATCAATTCTTCAAGCGGCTCTATATTTACAAATCCGTTTGTTATAAGAACATTCTTCATGTCCTTTTCACGAAAATATCTCGCAGTATCATAAACAAATTCAAACCATATAAACGGCTCATTATATGTATATGCAATCCCGATTGAATCCATCTTTTTCGCGTATTCGTACAATTGCTCTTTTGTCGTTTCATGAGTCGACACATTGCCTTCAACGAGCTCCCAATTCTGGCAGAACATACAATTAAAGCTGCATCCAAGTGCTCCAACAGATAAGATGGATGAACCTGGATAGAAATGATACAAAGGTTTCTTTTCAATTGGATCAAGATGTATAGAACTCACCGTATTATACGTTGTTGCATAAAGCACACCGCGTTCATTGATCCTTATACCGCATACGCCTCTATGCCCTTCTCCAATCAGACAATCATACGGGCATAACTCACATCTCACCTTTTTATTTTCTTTTTTTACATAGTATCGTGCCTCTATCTTCATTGTTTACTCCATCAATTAATGCTTTAAAGCTTAACCCCTATTTTTCACTTATTGCAATTTTTAATTCATGGGCAAGAGCTTTAAGTTGTTCTCTTGCATCTTTGGATTTCTCAATAAATTTTATGAATGCGCTGCCTACAACAATGCCATCTGCAATACTCGATACCATCGCCGCCTGCTGCGGGGTTGAGATGCCAAAACCAACCACTACCGGCTTTTTCGTATGCCTCTTAATCCACTTAATACTGTCAAACACCTTGCTGTCGATCTTTTTTGCTGATCCGGTTACACCTGTCGTGGATATATAGTAGAGAAAACCGCGCGTATGTTTTGACAGCTCCAAAAGCCTTTCTCTGTCCGATGTTGGGGCTGCAAGCAGGATCATATCAATGCCAGCTTGTTCAGCGTATTTCTTCACATTGTCGATCTCTTCAAGCGGCAGGTCCGGCAGGATAACACCATCCACACCGTTGTACGCGGCATCCTTAAAAAATCTGGTGACCCCGTATTTAAGCACTGGGTTTATATAACCCATAAGTATGACAGGTATGCCGGATATTTTTCGCATGTTTCCAACAAGGGTAAGTATCTTTGTGATATTTGTTTTTGATTGCAGCGCACGCTGTGCCGCCTTTTGTATCGTCGGTCCGTCTGCAATGGGATCCGAAAACGGCATACCGAGCTCTATAATATCAGCCCCGCCGCTTATAAGTGCTTCAACGTAAACTTGCGTCTTCTCTATGCCCGGATCGCCTGCCATAATGTATGCGATGAATGCCTTTTCACCGCGTTCAGCCAATGTATCAAAGGTATTTTTAATGCGATCGGTCATATTATTTTTTAAACTTTCCGTTATCATTTTCGAACTCAATATTTTCCCTTATAATACCCATATCCTTATCGCCTCTGCCTGATATATTTATTATAACAACAGCTCTTTTCGGCAACCTTTTTACGTACTTTCTTGCAAATGCAATTGCATGCGCGCTTTCAAGCGCCGGTATAATACCTTCCTTTTTTGACAGGTAGACCGCTGCAGAAAGCACCTCATCATCGTTTGCAGTATAAACCTTGAGCCTTCCTGTATCTTTCAGATAGCTGAGTTCTGGTCCGACACCGGGATAATCAAGCCCCGCTGATATGGAGTATGGATTTACGATCTGCCCGTCTTGATCCATAAGGATCTTTGTCATAGTACCGTGCAAAACACCCCTTTCACCGACAGTTAAGGAAGCCCCGTGTTTCCCTGATTTTATACCAAGGCCTCCGGCTTCAACACCAATAAGTTCAACCTTATCATTTTTTATGAACGGATAAAACAGGCCCATTGAATTACTGCCGCCGCCTATACATGCAATCAGTGAATCTGGAAGCCTGCCCTCAAACCGCATAATCTGTTTCTTAGTCTCAGTCCCTATAACAGACTGAAAGTACCTGACCATCTCCGGATAAGGATGCGGCCCGGCTACAGAACCTATTACATAGTGCGTAGTTTCAACATTTGTAACCCAGTCACGTATTGCCTCATTCATAGCGTCTTTCAGCGTCATGGATCCCGAATAAACAGGAACTACCTTTGTACCAAGCAGTCTCATCCTGTCAACGTTGAGTGCCTGACGTTTGACATCAAGGTCACCCATGTAAACTTCACATGAAAGTCCAAACAATGCTGCAGCAGTGGCGGTTGCAACGCCATGCTGGCCTGCACCTGTTTCTGCTATGATGCGTTTCTTACCGAGACTTTTTGCCAGAAGCACCTGACCCACTGTATTGTTTATTTTGTGAGCGCCGGTATGGGCAAGGTCTTCCCTTTTCAGATATACCTTTGCACCCCCGAGATCTGCACTCATCCTTTCTGCAAAATAAAGCGGCGTCGGCCTGCCTACGTAATGTTCAAGATAATACTTAAGTTCTTTCTGGAACGAAGTTGTACGAACAATACGCCTGTACCGGTCCTCAAGCTCACGCAATGCATGAATAAGCGTCTCAGGAACAAACCTGCCGCCGTACTCGCCAAAATAGCCGTGATGATCGGGAAGTTTATGTTTTTTTGTCGCCATTTCCATAATGGTTCTATACTTATTATAAATTTGTATGTCAAAGGAAAACAGGCATGATATCCTGCGATTGTAATAACTCGAGAAAAGCATTACAAAAAAATAATGTGACAACATAAAATTGTTGTATTCTTGACACTATGCCATGCTTATGGTTTTAATAGATTATGGCTGATAAAGAGCAATTACAACAAAATAAAAAAGAAGAAAAGTTCATAATGTCGCCCGAGATAGAGAAATACATTTTAATCCTTAAAAAGGAGCCGAGGTCGCCGGTTTTTGCAGCACTTGCAGAAGCTTACAGAAAAGGCGGCATGCTTGATGAGGCAATATCTGTTGCAAACGAAGGATTAAAAAATAATCCCGGATACATCAGCGGCAGGGTCGCACTCGGCAAGGCATATTTTGATAAAGGCGAGCTTGATAAAGCACTTGAACAATTAAAGCTTGTTGTAAAGTCAAACTCTGATAACATAATTTCTCATAAGGTGATCGCAGATATTTATATCAAAAAATCTGATACCGTTTCCGCTACGCAGGAATTAAAAACGGTGCTCTTTCTGTCCCCCGATGATAAAGAAGCAAAGGCATTGTTAAATGACCTCTCCGGAACCGGAGCAAGGATAGAAGAAAAAAAACAGGAACACGTTAAAGAACAAATACCAGAGCAGAAACAAACCGAGCAGGCCATCACTAAATCGATAGAAGAAACAGATAAAGCACCTGCTGCTGAATCCGTTAAGGAAGAGGAAAGGAAGACAGAAGATATAGCAGCAAAACCAACGGATGTAGAATCCATACCGGCGACTGAACCTGAGCATAAAGAGGAGATATCAAAAGATCCTGACAAAGCAATAGAAGATAAACAGGTCACCGCACAAGAGCCTTTACAGGAAGATATATCGAATAATGAAGAAACAGCCGGGCAAGACACCGTCCATTTTACCAAAGACTTATCTCAAATAACAGAAGAAAAAACTGAGCCGGAGATTCGTGAAGCAAAAGAGCATACAGAGACGGATGAAACGGGTAACGCCGATTTACAATCCCTTGAAAAGGAACTCGAATCTGCATTTTCAATGCCGTCACCCGGTGAAGCAGAGGTAATTAAAGAGGTAGAAAAACCACGGGAACCTAAACCAGAACAAATTCAGGAACCTGTTGAACAGATAAACACAGAGCACGCAATTGAACCGCCCGATAAATCAATACAAGAACCTATAACCAGAAAAGATACAGCTATAAAAGCAATAGAATCTCAACCGCAACATGATATAGAAAATATTTTATTACGGCACGAAATTTCTCCGGAAGAGCCAAAGGTCGAAGCTCAAAAAGAAATTAAACCTCAAGCAGATGAATCAGAGGAAGAAATTCATACAGTCACAATGGCGGATCTTTATGTAAAGCAAGGACATTTTGATAAAGCGTATCAAATATATAAAAATATTCTTTTAAAAAACCCTGATAGCCCTGGGATCCGTGCAAAGCTTGTAAGGGTGAAAAAGTTAATTGATGCGAAAGAACAGGATCAATCGAACAAACAAAGACTGGATGTTTTAAAAAAACAAGAACAGGAAGAGCACCCATCTAACGATGCAGGATCTCCGGACATGATCAGCGATAATATGAAAAGACTCAATGCATGGCTTGATAAAATAAAGAGAGGAAGTTGATATGTCGTTCTCGGATTTAATAAAAAATATAGTTGATAATGTTAACGGATGTTCGGGTGGAATGATTATTGGTATAGACGGTATTGCGGTAGAACAGTACATGGTAGAGGATGAGATAATCGATCTGCAAAATATAGGCGTAGAGTATACCTCACTAGTTAAAGATATTTCAGATGCATCACGCGACCTTGGACTAAGTAACCCGGAGCAATTAACAATAGAATATGATGATACCATATTTATATTGCGTAGCATTAATAAAGAATATTTCATAATCCTTTCCCTCAAGAAATCCAGTAACATCGGAAAAGCACGATTTCTCTTAAGAAAAAACATATCGGCATTGGCACAACAATTTTAGAATGAACTATCGTCAAAAAAAGCTAATAAGTCTTATTAATAGATCACAACTAAATACGGCTGTTCTTACTTCAAGGGCAAATAAACATTACTTTACCGGTTACGAGTATGAAGAAGGCTATATCGTAATCAACGAGAATGAGATAAAACTGTTTGTTGATCCCAGATTTACTATTTATGCAAAACAGGAGATCGGCGGGTTGGACGTTGTTGAATCAAAAGAGCCTTTTATAGAACTCATTGGATATTTGAAAAGTTTTAAACGTATCGGCTTTGACGGCTCGGGTATCCGGTACAATACTTTTATGAAGTTAACTTCAGAATTAAATAAAAACCCTATAAGCTTCATTGAGGATTCTTTGCTTAAGATGCGATCAATAAAAGATGCAGAGGAGATTGACTTTATAAGACAGGGTGCTGATGCCTCAGGTATCGCAATAAATAAATTAATCGGAAGTATTAACACCGGGATGACAGAAAAAGAGATTGCTTTTATGTTGAACCTTGAACTTATAAAAGCAGGCGCCGATGATATTTCATTTGATACAATAGTTGCATTTGATGAGAAAACGGCTTATGCTCATGCTTTACCATCTAACGCTATAATCATCGGAGGAAAGCACACAATGTTATGCGATTTTGGTGCGGTTGTTAAAGGCTATCATACCGATGAGACACACACATTTTTTATTGGTGATGCAGGTAGCGATTTGAAAAAGGTCTACAACATTGTACTCGATGCCCATGATAGGGCAATAGATGCTATAAAGACAGGAATTAGGGCATCATCACTTGATCATCGTGTACGAGAGCTATTTGATAAGCATGGCTATGGAAAGTATTTTGGACATGCACTCGGACATGGTGTGGGACTTGATATACATGAATCTCCGTCCATAAGTAATAAGTCAAAGGATGTTTTAAAGAACGGCATGGTTTTTACAATCGAGCCTGGCATTTACATACCAGGCTGGGGCGGCATAAGAATAGAAAGCATTATACTCTTAACGGATAGAGGTAAAGAGATATTAACCATACGGGATAGGCTTAATCCTGTTATAAAACTGGAGGTATAGTGGATACAAATAGTATAAAAGAATTATTAGCAATCATAGAAGAGAAAAAAGATATTATAGAGATAGAATACAGTAAAGGTGATGAGAAGATCAGAATAACAAGACAATTGGTAAAGGCTGCAGGGCCTTCCACAGAAAGGTTCCAGAAGAAGGGCTTGGCGGAAGAGCAAACGATGCTTCAAAAAACAGAACAGGATGTGCATAGTCTAACCATCAATTCTCCATTCGTTGGTACATTCTATTCTGCCCCATCTCCAAGCGACAAACCATTTGTTGAAATAGGGGATATCGTTAAAAAAGGCCAGACCATAGGCATTGTTGAGGCAATGAAACTCATGAATGAAATAGAGGCCGATGCAGATGGAAAAATCGTACAGGTATTAAAAAAGGATGGCGAAGCTGTAGAATTTGGCGAACCAATATTTATTATCGAGCCTCAAGGTTAGATAGCATGTTTTCCAAAGTACTTGTGGCAAACAGATCCGAGGTCGCTGTCAGAATTATACGCTCATTAAAAGAGATGGGTATAAAATCCGTTGCTGTGTATTCTACCGTTGACAGAGATGCACTTCATACGAGACTTGCGGATGAAAAAGTTTGTATAGGTTCTGCACAGAGCAGATACAGTTATCTTAATGCGTCTGCTATAATAAGCGCTGCACAGTTAAAAGGTGCTGACGCAATACATCCTGGATATGGTTTTCTTTCGGAGGATCCTGGTTTTGCAGAAGTCTGTGAACAGGTTGGAATAAAGTTTATAGGACCAAAGGCACAGGACATAGAACTCATGGGTAACAAGCTCAAGGCTAGGGAGTACGTCAATAGACTTGGCATCCAGGTGCTTCCTGGTACATTTGAAGAAATCGAGGACGAACAGCACGCCATAAAGATTGCAAAAGAAATAGGATTCCCTTTGATCATAAAGGCATCCGCAGGCGGCGGAGGCAGAGGCATGAAGATAGTCTATGAAGAGGCACAGATGCCCAATATTATTAAGATCGCAAAAGCAGAGGCAAAGGGTGCATTCGGCAATGAATCTCTTTATATCGAGAGATATTTTGAAAACGCAAGGCACATAGAGGTTCAGATTATGGGCGATGGGAATGGTAATGTAATAGCTCTTGGAGAGAGGGAGTGTTCAATTCAACGCAGGCATCAAAAGTTTATAGAAGAATCACCTTCAATAGCTGTTAATGATAAATTAAGGGACAGGATGATGGATGTCGCCGTCAAAATCACAAAACGCATAAATTACAAAGGTGCCGGTACAGTAGAATTTCTTCTCGATGATAAAAATAGATTCTATTTTATGGAGATGAATACAAGGCTTCAGGTCGAGCATCCTGTGACAGAACTCGTCACAGGTACAGATATCGTTGTCATGCAGATAAGGATGGCCGCGGGAGAAAAACTTAGCGTATCTCAAAAAGATATAAGAATTAACGGCCACGCAATAGAATGCAGAATCAATGCTGAGGACCCCGAAACATTTATTCCAAGCGCGGGTAGGATTACACAGTATATTCCCCCCGGCGGCCCTGGTGTTAGAATTGATGGTGCAGGCTTTGCAGGAGCAGAGATACCTTCATACTATGATTCGCTTATTGCCAAATTAATCGTATGGGATCATGACAGGCCCTCAGCAATAAAAAAGATGTTAAGGGCACTCGATGAATTCATTATAGAAGGGGTTAAAACAAATATACTTCTGCACAAAAAGATAATTTCAAGCAAGGAATTCCTGATAGACCATATTACGACAAGGTTTGTAGAGAAATTCATTTGATATGAATTGTGTAAGATACCTTGGGTTCTTAACCCTACCACCAGACGTAAATATGGCAATAGATATCATGTTATTAAATGCGGCTATTGAACATTATGGAAACGCATATTTAAGATTTTTCCTTTTTGACAGGAAGTGTATATCCATAGGAAGAAACCAGATGTACGGCTCATTACCTCCAGATATGCAGAATAATGGACTCGAGACGGTAAAAAGGCCAACAGGCGGGGGAAGTGTTGTCCATGATAAGGATCTTTGTTATGGTCTCGTTTTACCGGAAAGCTATCTCGGCGATCATAAGTCGCTTATAGACAGCTATAATATGATAACAGAAGGATTCAGGAAAGGTTTTAGCATATCAGGTATCGATACAGATTATGGAAGCGATAAAGCCGTTGATTATAAAAAAGAAGCCGTGTGTTTCGCCCGATCACTTCCATATGAATTAACACTGAAAGGACAGAAAATAATAGGGAGTGCACAGAGACGCACAAAAGGTGTATTGTTACAACAGGGTTCAATAATGTTTAATAAGATTAATTATGAAAGATTAATAACTGCATTACTTGAGGGGCTTAAAACATCACTTGGCATAACTTATGTAAATGACCCTGCAACAGAAGAAGAACTTAAAGCATTACCCCAAAAATGCATTTGAAAATTTGGTTTGTCATCCATTATTGTTCATGGTCTGTATATCCAGACCCTCCCGGATCTGCTGTGTATCATGCAGGCTTTAAAAACAGCAAGGGCTTGGATATAAATAGACATGCCAAGTACCTATCACTCACTTTTCGTATAAATGGTATATCTTGTATACATATGAATTTTACCCTGTGATCGCTTTTGTGATCAGAATTAAGCCAAAATGGTAAAAACTGGTAGTAAGCCATAACAACACCTAACAGACCGCTGATCCGCTTGAATAAAAGGTTTGCACGGAATTAACCTTACTTATCAAGACCTTACAGAATGTGCCTTAAACGATGTTTATGTCCTTTGTAAGTTTACCCCGTTAGAAACTCTACTCTATATAGTTTGTTTAATGGGTTCTGAATTCATTATAAAATTATGGCTAAATTTTTCTGCTTTTCTAACGGGGTTTATATGCATGCACTTTTCTTATCTCTTTTATTA
It encodes the following:
- a CDS encoding endonuclease Q family protein — its product is MKIIADLHVHSKYSRATSKSMDVNNIAYWAKRKGINLVGTGDFTHPAYLKELKNKLVEPGNGILEPNAASDGINFILSTEISNIYTYKGKTRRVHNIILAPSFNVVEKINHALLSFGRLDYDGRPIFGFNAKDLVKLTMDISDRCMIIPAHAWTPWYSVFGSNSGFDSIEECFDEQTKNIYAIETGLSSDPPMNWRVKSLDGITLVSNSDAHSPDKLGREANVFECEMDYDAVTDAVKSKDKKRFLFTIEFYPEEGKYHFDGHRACNISLSPEQTVRYDGICPVCHKPLTIGVMNRVLRLATRNEGFIPQDAIPFRHTIPLKEIMSFILSVGVNTKKIEKIYDTAIDKGVSEMDILLDLPVNELKKLLPEEIAAGIMHVRNGNVNLTPGYDGVYGSIGIVSGDREPPQNRLF
- the trpB gene encoding tryptophan synthase subunit beta; this encodes MATKKHKLPDHHGYFGEYGGRFVPETLIHALRELEDRYRRIVRTTSFQKELKYYLEHYVGRPTPLYFAERMSADLGGAKVYLKREDLAHTGAHKINNTVGQVLLAKSLGKKRIIAETGAGQHGVATATAAALFGLSCEVYMGDLDVKRQALNVDRMRLLGTKVVPVYSGSMTLKDAMNEAIRDWVTNVETTHYVIGSVAGPHPYPEMVRYFQSVIGTETKKQIMRFEGRLPDSLIACIGGGSNSMGLFYPFIKNDKVELIGVEAGGLGIKSGKHGASLTVGERGVLHGTMTKILMDQDGQIVNPYSISAGLDYPGVGPELSYLKDTGRLKVYTANDDEVLSAAVYLSKKEGIIPALESAHAIAFARKYVKRLPKRAVVIINISGRGDKDMGIIRENIEFENDNGKFKK
- a CDS encoding Xaa-Pro peptidase family protein; this encodes MNYRQKKLISLINRSQLNTAVLTSRANKHYFTGYEYEEGYIVINENEIKLFVDPRFTIYAKQEIGGLDVVESKEPFIELIGYLKSFKRIGFDGSGIRYNTFMKLTSELNKNPISFIEDSLLKMRSIKDAEEIDFIRQGADASGIAINKLIGSINTGMTEKEIAFMLNLELIKAGADDISFDTIVAFDEKTAYAHALPSNAIIIGGKHTMLCDFGAVVKGYHTDETHTFFIGDAGSDLKKVYNIVLDAHDRAIDAIKTGIRASSLDHRVRELFDKHGYGKYFGHALGHGVGLDIHESPSISNKSKDVLKNGMVFTIEPGIYIPGWGGIRIESIILLTDRGKEILTIRDRLNPVIKLEV
- the accB gene encoding acetyl-CoA carboxylase biotin carboxyl carrier protein translates to MDTNSIKELLAIIEEKKDIIEIEYSKGDEKIRITRQLVKAAGPSTERFQKKGLAEEQTMLQKTEQDVHSLTINSPFVGTFYSAPSPSDKPFVEIGDIVKKGQTIGIVEAMKLMNEIEADADGKIVQVLKKDGEAVEFGEPIFIIEPQG
- the amrS gene encoding AmmeMemoRadiSam system radical SAM enzyme; translation: MKIEARYYVKKENKKVRCELCPYDCLIGEGHRGVCGIRINERGVLYATTYNTVSSIHLDPIEKKPLYHFYPGSSILSVGALGCSFNCMFCQNWELVEGNVSTHETTKEQLYEYAKKMDSIGIAYTYNEPFIWFEFVYDTARYFREKDMKNVLITNGFVNIEPLEELIPYIDAMNIDLKAIEDDFYKLVCKGKLEPVKNTIEYAIKSGVHVELTNLLVTGYNTDEEKIKALVDYVASLGKDTILHFSRYFPSYKLDAPPTPNETLEFAYKYAKKKLNYVYMGNVVDSKTDTTFCPKCGNILIERIGYSLKIKGLKGTKCDRCGEEIKIVNH
- the accC gene encoding acetyl-CoA carboxylase biotin carboxylase subunit, which produces MFSKVLVANRSEVAVRIIRSLKEMGIKSVAVYSTVDRDALHTRLADEKVCIGSAQSRYSYLNASAIISAAQLKGADAIHPGYGFLSEDPGFAEVCEQVGIKFIGPKAQDIELMGNKLKAREYVNRLGIQVLPGTFEEIEDEQHAIKIAKEIGFPLIIKASAGGGGRGMKIVYEEAQMPNIIKIAKAEAKGAFGNESLYIERYFENARHIEVQIMGDGNGNVIALGERECSIQRRHQKFIEESPSIAVNDKLRDRMMDVAVKITKRINYKGAGTVEFLLDDKNRFYFMEMNTRLQVEHPVTELVTGTDIVVMQIRMAAGEKLSVSQKDIRINGHAIECRINAEDPETFIPSAGRITQYIPPGGPGVRIDGAGFAGAEIPSYYDSLIAKLIVWDHDRPSAIKKMLRALDEFIIEGVKTNILLHKKIISSKEFLIDHITTRFVEKFI
- the trpA gene encoding tryptophan synthase subunit alpha; translated protein: MTDRIKNTFDTLAERGEKAFIAYIMAGDPGIEKTQVYVEALISGGADIIELGMPFSDPIADGPTIQKAAQRALQSKTNITKILTLVGNMRKISGIPVILMGYINPVLKYGVTRFFKDAAYNGVDGVILPDLPLEEIDNVKKYAEQAGIDMILLAAPTSDRERLLELSKHTRGFLYYISTTGVTGSAKKIDSKVFDSIKWIKRHTKKPVVVGFGISTPQQAAMVSSIADGIVVGSAFIKFIEKSKDAREQLKALAHELKIAISEK